Genomic segment of Mauremys mutica isolate MM-2020 ecotype Southern chromosome 22, ASM2049712v1, whole genome shotgun sequence:
TTAGGCCTGTAGATGTGTTTTGATCCTCTTTCTAAACCTCATCCATCAATAATTCCAAATCCAGCACTGATTGGGCCCAGTGCtgcaccactgaagccaataggagttttgccactgactactGGGAGCAGGCTCCAGTCCATTAGCAGTGAGAAGGACTTTATATGATTCATTATGTAATTATCATTAATTGCACAGCTGCAGCATGAGACTAGGCAAAACATGGCAAGAGCAGGGAGAGGATGAAGCACGGtagggtgcagctgcactggatGAAGCACagtggggttggaggccagggagacaTTATGGCAGCTCTGAATGGGAAAGGACAGAGATGAGGGCAGCTTTAGTGGCACAACAAGGGGTTCAAGCTAGTGCATCCTGAACAAACAGGTTCTCCAAGGTGCTTGGAGGTCATCAAAGCTCTATAGCGCACATTGATTTTCAGATTTACCAGCATCTACAGCTAATCTATTCTGCCTCTCTACTTGCCTTGGgctgatgtattttctttttaatcttcTTTGCCCTTCCCTTTGGAAGCAACTAGGTAAGAGATCCCCTCATGCTCTACCAAACTAGCTGTATGGCATATGGGAGTCACCTCAAACTGCAAAATATCATAACCGGCCTCCTTCACtgcttcctccagaaactccttctccagaaagaggcagggaaacTTGTGTTGACCAACTACAACATGACTACACTTCATTGTGGTCACCATCAGCAAATGACCCCCTGGCTTTAACAGGGAGCTGACATTCTTCAGGGCAGCACGGTAGGTACTCAGGTCTTTGCAAATTGCTTCAAAAAAATGGTTCAAGAACAGGCAGtcagcagggggcagagaggcagaGGTCACAGGGTTGAATTTGGTGACATCACATTCCAGAACCTGCTTGACCGTTCTTCGTAATTTCTCTTCCTTCTCAGCCCACTTTTTCCTGGAAAGATAAATATAACACTGAAGATAAATGTGCTACTGTTGTGCCAAAGAGCCCTTCGTATCTCGGACCAGTGCACACAGTCAATATATCTGCAATAGGCTCAGTGGATGAGAGTTACATAGTCACACGAAATCTCTGCTGGGTGGAATTCACCTGCTTAAAGccatattttcagaagagctcagctctcATTTAGCCAGAGTTGGTCACACTTTATATGAAGCTCCATTTATAGTGGTTTTATAAGGGTTAATAAATGACACAGGCATCTTACAGATACAAGTACTATGTGTCATAAATGTTTGGTTATCAGCAAATCTGTAGAAAATGGTGCAAATCGCTATAAGCTATCTATTGATCTGTTGGGCTGTGTAACAATTTTGAGCAACAGACTAAGCCCTTATTAAAAAATGTTCTCACCATTTATTCACCCTTTACAGCCCATTCATATCAATGGAAGATTATATAAAGTGTGGCCAATAATCTAAGGAGCTCAGCACCCCGTGTGCTCAGCAGTTTGGAACATCTGGCATTTACGGCCCATTTTGAAGGCTAAAATGGGAGTGAAGGGGGGTTAACCCTGAAATGTATGCcactctgcgggggggggggggggaattaccCTTGTAGGAGTAAACCTTCCTCTTGTAAGTGTTGCAATTTCAAGCCCTGAGTCTGCTGAATTGATAGGAATCCCTTGCTGGGGTCGCTGgagaggagtcctggctccagactTTTCTTAAATTTTTCCTTTCCTTCAATCCATTTCTTTCCTTTTATCCGTATTGAACACCACCATAACACATAATACTTATTAGGAAACAAGCACCCCAGAGAAGGAAGATCCACAAATTAAAAGGGATTTTGACATATTTTCTTTAGTTAAATTGTAACAGAACTAGGTCTCCCTCCCGTACCTGTCCCCTTCCAGCTCACACACGTATTTCACCAGCGGAGTCCAGTCAAATGCTCCCGGCTCTTTCTTTAGCCATTTCTGCAGTTCCTGGCAGTTCCGATCCATATAGTTTGCGACAATGATCTCCTCGAAGGACTCACAGGCAGAGAGCAGTTCGCAAATGCTGGGCCCACCGCCAATATAAATCAGGGTGTTGCCTTTAACGCCATCTGGTTTGAAATGCAAAATACCTGTGTATCAGCACATACGGCAGCAGAGGATGGGAGAGTAGGAGGTTTAGGGGGCCGAGGGTTCAAGCTGGACAATTTCCTCTCTGGGTTTATAAAGGGTTTTAAGAAGGCCAGTTCCAGGAGAGGTAAAATGCAGTGAAGGACCCtgactggcttcaagactgagcttgataagtttatggaggggatggtatgatgaggttgcATCATAAGTAGGTTGAAAAGGATTTGATTtgtatcagtaaatgtcaataaaGATTGATTTCACCACACACAGACAAACTGACTAAAAAGCATTTCCATTGATAGTAACTGAAATATACAGCTAGACAAAGTAAGAGAAATCCTGCTCCAGAACTTCTTGGACTTGGATTTGAGGATATTTAGCTgtaatattttgacatgtgatattgacaattgGTGTTTTAAAGGTTATAAAAGTTAAACTTTTTAAATctgtgtctactgtcattaaataattgttctCTGACTCCCCCCACCGGAATGTCATACAATTTCCGAAaagtgtgaacatttaaatcaatcaaaataaagaaacttaaaaataaacattgatcttCTCCACTGAAATTATAAAAAACATTAACATTGAATTCTGCCAATCCTGCCTGTAAGTCAGGTTTTTAAGCCTTCCCTCTTTCTTTGTTGCTCTCCCCCTGGGCCCTCTCTGATTCGTCCGTGTCTTTCTTAAAGCTGGCACtgggagatctcatctcatctttCATTTCAATAAATAAATTCAATTAAAGCTAGTTTCTACGCTGAGGAGTTGTggagaaagctttaaaaaaataacaacccGAAAAGCTCAAAATCCAGAAGgcaccaaaacaaaacccaagaggtgttattttttaaaatctattatttaAACTCACTTGGCTTGGAGTTAGCAATACCCACACAGCCCAGGTAGTTTTCAAAGTGCAATCTACAGTCCCACAAGCCTAGACACATGTACAGTTTGGGAGAAAGTCCCTCTTTCGGGGACAGCTGGGGAGCTCTTTGACTAGCGACTCCAGGCTCAATGGCACATGCTGACTTCTGATCTACCACCAGCCATTCGTCATCACGATGCTGGGACCAGGGCTTGGCGGGGAATGGCACAGAGCTCTACTGCATGGGATGAGGAGCTGATCAGTCATGTAGAGAGACTGTACTTAAGGCACAAACTAGTCAAGGAGGATTTGCTCTGTCCTGGTCTGTGCCATACCCACTGTCACCAGTGATGTCGCCAACCACTGCCCCCAAAAGGACCCTGTGCACAAACACTGATGCAGCTctctacctctctctctctcctctcccctcttccatGCTGCCACGATCCAGGTGCACCTTCTCCACTGTTGATTCTTCAGGCTCTAGTGGGCCCCATTTTATGCTTCATCTCAGACTCTCCTATTGACTTTGGGAGACCCATCTAGGTCATTAGCACAGCCCAGTGTTGTCACTGCACACACAAGAGTTATTATGCTAGAGGACTATACTACTCTCAATGCACCTATTGTGGCAGGCTTTTGTAATGAGGATGACCAGCTGTGACCCATCACGCCATAAAGCAGGGGTAGAAAGATAATTAGGGAAAATCTCCCCTACTAAAAGAAATCCAGATCTACACAATCATGTTTCCACCAACACGTATCCCACTATAAAACAGCCTTTGTGCAAACAGAATGGCACAAAACACAGCCAACTCACCCAAAATGAAGGTCTTAAAGAAGTTTCTCAGAAGAAACATCAAATATCATTTTTTTCACTGCTTGTAGAGTCAAAGGAATAATAAGTTTTCAAAAATTCTTTTGGATCAAAAAGTTTCTCCAAAGATTCTTTCTTAGGGCGGCTCTGGTCCATTTTCTCTCTGAGTTTGCAAACGTTCAACTGCCCAGCTGTTCCCGATCTGGGTTTATATGGGGTTCCTACGCTCTTCCCGGCCATGGCTCCACCTTCTTTTGTCCAAGTATCAGATTACAGGCTTTCTCCACAACTCCCTCACACACCCCTGTGACCTGGGGTGCCTGGGGCTGCCGTCACtaaaaatgccaaggtcagggcaggctgcagaagGGAGAGCAGAGACTCCCCAAACtagtggttaacactgaagttaaactcaccaagcAGTCACAGACTGTACTTCTGAtctcccacactggttatcaagaagttcaaaaaaacaaaagaaatccccCCCAGCCACCttactgcattccagttctctggctcccaatcagcacctaggtccagtacagtgagaagttatttaaaaactctgctcacatataccAAACGTCCTTCTGACCCCATAGCATCAGCCACGTTACCAGGGCAATATTAGTTTGGATCCTACCCAAAATACCGTGCTGACAGCCAATCTtttagtgcagggatcggcaacctttcagaagcggtgtgccgagtcttcatttattcactctaatgtaaggtttcgcatgccagtaatacattttaacatttttggaaggtctctttctatgtgtctataatatataactaaaatattgttgtatgtaaagtaaataaggttttaaaatgtttaagaagcttcatttaaaattaaattataatgcCAAGCCCCCCGAACCGGTGGCCatgacctgggcagtgtgagtgtcactgagaATAAGCCCTCGTGCCAcattcggcacacgtgccataggttgcctacccctgcattagtgtctaaaactaaaggtttattataaagagtTGTTAAGGGTTAAGAGTTGTTAAGCACTCAAATACGTTCAGAGACTTCCAAGTCCGTACATCATGTTCTTAGGAGTACTGGTGAGTCTGCTGGCTTggaagtccctctggaacacatccacagcttggacgGATCTTTCAGTACTTTATTTAGAGCTTCGTTTGTAGAAAAGTTCCTCCAGTTACTACATGCCGTGCTGACTCATAAGGTGTATCCcctgcctcctctcaatgggtcaattgtacagctgatgatccTTGATGGACCAtcgaacaggctaggcagtgctgtcGCCAGACtggctgggggtgtcacccagaaacacagcacaagtttggaaataCAGACATACCCTACATATCTCTAAGTCACTATAAAAAGGCAATACAAACATATGAACAAGATTATCAGCCTTGGCAAAtcagaacattttcactgacaccttacacaGCATATCTGGCATGATTCATCccaattttataatattggtgTTAATAATATCATAAATGGTCACCcatattccatacagcatcacagcCCCCAACTCCAGTGTCTCCCCAACCCTTCATGAACCTTGAACCCTTCTCCCCCAAGAGAAGTACAAAGTGGGATGCCATGGCCTTTCCTGTGGactctggctcttctctgagccctggCCATCTGCAGAGAGGCAACTGCATCATCTCATGCCCCTCTCTAGCTACTGGTCGGGTACCGTTcgtcccagcctggctctgcttgTAGGTTCTCATGCCACCATAGCCCATGATGGTGGCACCGCTGCAAGATACCCGGATGTATCACAGTCAAACCAGGAACAAGCAGTACATGGGAGCGGTGGGGACATTGTGGTGAGCTGGTTGCACAGTTACACACATTCT
This window contains:
- the LOC123354660 gene encoding indolethylamine N-methyltransferase-like, with protein sequence MDRNCQELQKWLKKEPGAFDWTPLVKYVCELEGDRKKWAEKEEKLRRTVKQVLECDVTKFNPVTSASLPPADCLFLNHFFEAICKDLSTYRAALKNVSSLLKPGGHLLMVTTMKCSHVVVGQHKFPCLFLEKEFLEEAVKEAGYDILQFEVTPICHTASLVEHEGISYLVASKGKGKED